The Azospirillum brasilense sequence GCGGAGCGCGGCGGCTACGACCTGATGCCGGAGCTGGGCTACGAGCCGACCAACAAGTACCTGCCGCCCCGCCCCCGCCCCCCCTGGCGCTCGACGAGCGCGTCACCAAGGACAGCGCCAACGACGATTTGCCGCTCCACGGCCTGCTGAAATGGGCCGACCGCATCCTGGCGCGCTGAGGGAGGGAATCCGATGCATCCGGCCTTCTCCATCATCTTCTTCACCAGCGCGGCGGGCGCCGGCTACGGCCTGCTCGCCCTGCTCGGCCTGCTGGCGCCCTTCGGCCTGCTGCCGGCGAGTCCGCTGTTCGGCCTCGCCGCCCTCGCCCTCGCCTTGGGGCTGGTGGTGGCCGGGCTGCTGTCCTCGCTGGCCCATCTCGGCCGGCCGGAGCGGGCATGGCGGGCGCTGTCGCAGTGGCGCAGCTCCTGGCTGTCGCGCGAAGGCGTCGCGGCGGTCGCCACCTTCCTGCCGGCGGGCGTCTTCGCCATCGCTTGGCTCTTCTTGGGGAGCGGTGTGGCGGGGGTCGCCGGCTGGATCACCGC is a genomic window containing:
- a CDS encoding dimethyl sulfoxide reductase anchor subunit family protein; its protein translation is MHPAFSIIFFTSAAGAGYGLLALLGLLAPFGLLPASPLFGLAALALALGLVVAGLLSSLAHLGRPERAWRALSQWRSSWLSREGVAAVATFLPAGVFAIAWLFLGSGVAGVAGWITAAMAAVTVYCTAMIYASLKPIRQWANPWVPRTYLALSLMTGRCC